From the genome of Pseudobdellovibrionaceae bacterium:
TCAAAAAGGGCTTCTCATCTGCGAAGGTAAGAACATGGGCCGCGCGGTGGAATTCACCGAATCGTTCTACATGGTTCGTCCGTCCACGCCCGTCGGGATGTTGGGCGACGAGAAAAGCCGTGCGAGCGTCGAGGGCCTGTTCGCCACCATGCGCGGCGTGAACGACATGACCGCCTTCATGGCGCGCGTGACCTACTCGGACAAGATTCCGACGAGCTTCCAGCGTGAGCTGCAGGTCCGTCAGCTGGATACGACGAAGCTGCGTGAGGCTTTCCTGCGCGGCTCACGGGCCCTGCCCGGAGTCTACTCGACCGTTCGGCCTTTGAAGTAGCGCGTCCCTGAGAGGACGTCCCTTGAAGTGATTCAAAGCCCCGACAACGGGGCTGGTCTTTGAAGCCCCGACAACGGGGCTTTTTTCATTTCCGGAGCGCGCTTTCCAGAAAGCGCAGACCACGAATCCCGAACCACGAATAGCCCTCTCCGTCCACGAGCACCGCCGGTCGCCCCAACGTGCGGAGTTCCTCTTTCACCTTCGCGAAAGGGAAAGGCTCGGAGCTGAACAGAAGCCGCGTTCCTGCGGGGAGTTCATTCATCTCGAATTTCGGATATTTGTCCCCCGTGTCGGGAAGCCTGGCGTCCGCCCCCAGCTTCATAAGGACCGAGTGGATGTAGGTGCCCGGGCCGATCTTCATCCATGGTTTTTTCCAAATGATGTATTCCAAACGTGTGGCGTCCCCCGCCTGCAAGGTTTCGATCGTGCCCGGAATCCGGGCGTCGTCCCAGCGCGCGTTCGGGGCCGCCGCCACCGTTTCGTAACGACGGGCGAGATCTTCGAGCGCGGCGCGCGAGGCGTCCGCGGCCGCGAACTCGGCGGCCAAACGGCGGAGCTCCGCGCCCATGCCGTCGACCGAAACCGCATGGCTGACGAAGACCCGGCAGGGCGCGCGCTCGGCCATCCACGGCAGATTCTCTTCGCGGTCGACGACGAGTAAATCCGGCTGCAGAAGGGCGAGTTTCGCTTCGTCGAGATCCTTCGTGCCGCCGAGGGCCGGAATGGCCTTCATCGCCGCTTCCGGATGCACGCAAAAGCGCGTGCGCCCGACGAGATTCACGCCACACTCGGCCAAAGTTTCCGTCAATGAAGGGACGAGGCTCACCACACGCATCTTCCCCCATCGTGACCCATTGTGACGCCCCCTGGAAGCCCCTTTTTACTTGACCCAAAACCCCCTCTGAAAAAGTCTTGGACGCCTCGATCAAAGGAGATCAAATGTCGCAGTTGTCACATCGCGTCCCTTCCCTTCGTGAAATTCCGGCGACAACGACTTGGAAAAAGGGCGACGTCCTTGTCCTGTTCGGCGAGCTCTTCAATCGCGGCTACGCGAACGGTCTTGTCGAGGCGGCGGAACGCCGGGGCATGACGGTCATCCGCGGCACCGTCGGTCGTCGCGAAAAAGACGGCACCTTGCGTCCCCTGAACGCGGACGAACTCGCGACGCAAACCCAACCCCTCGTGAACGTTCCGCTCGAGGCGGGCTTCGACATGGAAATGCTCTCGAGCGGTCAGACGATCATCGAGATGATGAAGGACGTGAAGCTGACCGATTGGGAAAACTTCAAAGTGCCCCACGCGCAGCTTCTCGAGGCGAAAGAAAAAGGCGCGAATCGTTTCGCCACGCAGGTCCGCACCTACCTGGCGACTTTGGAGCCCCTGCTCCCCGCCGAGGCGAACGTTCACTTCGCGCATCTGATGGCCGGCGGCGTGCCCCGCGCGCGCATCGTGATGCCGCTCATGAACCGCGTCTTCAAGGGCACGGGCGATCGCTACCTGCAAAGCGAGACCTTCTGGAAATCGGGCTTAGGCGAAGTCGCGCGCGAAAGCTTCCTGGCGGTTTCGGCGGACACTTTCAAAATTCTGATCGACGAAAGCGCGGCTTTGCGCTCGAAACTTGAAAAAAGCGGTCGCCACGTCAGCTATTCGGGCTACGGCTACCACGGCACCGAAGTCATGATTAAAAACGAGTACCAATGGCAAAGCTACGCGCCGTACCTGCAGGGCTGGGCGAAAATCCAATTGGAGAATGTCGCGAAAGACGCCTTCCAACGCGGCATCAAAGCGGCGGTCTACAACTGCCCCGAGATCCTGACGAACTCCTCGAGCATTTTCCAGGGCGTGGAAGTGCCGCTCTACCCGCTTTTGAAAGCGCTGAAACACGAAGGCCCCTCGTCCGCGAAAACCAAAAAACTGTGGGACGATTGCCAGGCGCTTTTGAAACCCGAAGTGAAGATCGCGGACGTTCTGCGCTGGTGCGAAGAGTGCCTGTCGGCGCCCGAAGTCCAAGCCCAGAGCGAGCTCGACCTGTGGCCCCAGCACAATACCGCCAAACAAATGGAAACGCTGCTCGCGACCAGCGAGCGCATCATCGGCGCCCACATCAGTGACAAGAATCTGATGACCGCGGTCCTCAGCGAAGAGGTCTTCGACGCCTGCGGCGAAGCCATGCTCGCCGACGCCGCAGCCCCGCAACAACCGGTCTCCTGGATCAACCACGACCTCGTCGCAAAGTGGGCTGTGCGCACCTAAGGCACAGCGATCACCGGCCGAAGAATTCGTCGATGGACGGCCACATCCGCTTGGATGTGGCTTTTTTATTGCGTAGGAAGTCGACCCACTCGGTGCTCTTCTTTTCTTTGAGCTGGCTCACCAGGCGGGCCGAGAACATCAGGGCGGCAACGTCTTGCCCCATGACCTCGGAGGGTGGACGGATCGCGGTCAGCATTTCGGGCCCGAAGAAGGTGCCCGGGAGCAGGCGTTCGCGCTCGGTCAACTCGCCGATGATGACGACCTGGGGGGTTTGTCCCCAGAGCGTGCGGCGCAGGCCCAGGGTCGCGCCGCGAGGTTCGGGTTTGCCCGCCGTCGCGACGAAAAGAACGCCCTGGCTGGCCAGCCCCTTGATCTGCTCCACGACGCCTTTGTCGGCGTTGGGCTCAAATCTTTTGTTCCACAAAACGACGACGACCGCGTTTTCACGGGGCACGTTGTTCAATTGGCGCGAAAGTCCCGAGGGATCGAAATTGCCCGCGGAATCATAAGGGGTCAGGTTCAAGATCTGGCAGCCCGAGCAGGCACGTAACTGTTGTTGAATCTGGCTTTTGCGAACCGACTCGAACTCCGCTTTAGGAACGGGATCGATCACGGCAAGCACCGAAGGGGTCGCGGCCGAAATAGGGGGCGCCCAAAATCCGATCAGGGTCAGGGCGGCGAACAAGGTCTTGTTGGCGATGGCGTTCATCCCTTCATTGTCGGAAATCCAAAGGGTCCGGCGCAAGAATTCCTGCGGTTTGACCCCGGATGTCACAGTGGATAAATTAGATGCATCCTGTGAACTCCACGACGACCGTCTTCCCGCTCAACGATGTCCGTTTTTTCTTCACCGGCGACGCCTATTTCGACGCCGTCATCGAGGCCATCGAACAAGCGAACGAAGAGATTCTGGTCGAGGTTTACATTTACGATTGGGACCAGATCGGACAGCGCCTGATTCAAGCGCTCGCGGCCGCACGCGAACGGAAAGTCGACGTGCATTTGATGGTCGATGGCGTGGGTTCGATTTCGGCGATCGAGCGTCTGCAAGCCTCCTGCGAGAAGGCACGGATCGACTTCCGCGTGTACCACCCGCCGCTGTTCTTCTCGCGTTTGATGTTCCGTCCCGAGAAGGCGCCGCTCAGCCGGAAGATGCGCGCCTTTTTCACGCGTCTGATGACGCTTTTGTTTTATGCCAACAAACGCAATCACCGCAAAACCGTCATCGTCGATGCGCGTATGGCTTTTCTGGGAAGTTTCAACGTGACCGACGTCCACTCGGCCCGTGCGGTGAAGGAACGGGCGTGGCGCGACACGGGCGTGCGCCTGACGGCGACCCTGCCGACGCTGAAACCGCTGATCGCCGCCTTCCAGCGCGCCTGGATCCGGTCGCGCGATCTCGATCAACCCCGCTGGCGCTTTCGCCGCCGGATTCGTCGCGAACGCCGGCCCCCGCTGGGAATTTTTCGCCTGAACGATACGCTTCGTCGCCGCATGCGCATCACGCGCGATCTCCGCAAACGTCTACGCAAAGCCGAACGCCGCATTCTGATCACGAATGCGTACTTTTTGCCGCGGCCGTCACTCTTACGTATCCTGCGCGCGGCCGCGCGCCGCGGGGTATTCGTGGGACTCGTTTTGCCCGCGAAGACCGACGTCTGGATGGTGCGCGAAGCCGGCCGCACGATGCTGCGCAAACTGATTCGGGACGGCGTTCATGTCTTCGAATATGAACCCGTCGTCCTGCACGCGAAAACCATGGTCATCGACGACTGGGCGATGGTGGGCTCGCACAACTTGAATTACCGCTCGCTGATTCACGATCTGGAAGTCGACGTCACGTTCGCGCAACCGGAGCACGTCGAGCCCCTCGTGGCACAATGGGACCTGGACGTGCGTTCGTCCCAGGCCTTGACGCTCAGGGATCTCGACTCGGACAGCGCCCTGCGCCGCCTTGTCGGACGCCTGGTTTATCTCGTACGCTATTGGATGTAGAGCCTATCCCAAAACCAGGCTCCAGGGGAACGTGTGGGCCGCCGGATTCGAGTGATCAGCTACAACATCCATAAAGGTTTTTGCACCTTCAATCGCTTCACGCTCCACCGGATCAAAGAGGCGATCCGTGAAACCGGCGCGGATCTTTGCTTTCTGCAAGAGGTCGTCGGGCAGAATCAAAAATTCGCGTCGAACATCACGAATTGGCCGTCCGAGGCGCAATTCGAGTTTTTGGCGGACACCATTTGGCCGCACTACAAATACGGTCAGAACGCGGTCTTCCCCGAGCGCCATCACGGGAATGCGCTGCTTTCCAAATATCCGATCTTGATGTCCGAAAATATCTCGCTGAGTACAAACCGCTTCGAGCAGCGCGGTCTGCTGCACTGTCAACTGCATCTGCCCGCCGAGGACGGTTATCCCGAAACGCGATTGGATGTCCTGAACACGCATTTGAACCTCTTGCACTCGTCACGCCTCATCCAAACTCAGCGAATCATCACTTGGGCGAAAACCCGCGTGGCGGCGGAATCACCGCTGATCCTGGCCGGCGATTTCAACGACTGGCAGGGCTCGCTTTCGCCGCTGTTCTCGCAAGGACTCGAACTTCGCGAAAGCTTCCTGACCCATCGGGGCGAACACGCGCGCAGTTTCCCCAGCCACTTTCCCCTGATGACCCTGGACCGCATCTACATGCGGGGGTTGACGATCACCTCGACCTCGGTCCTGAACGCGCTTCCCTGGATCGAACTTTCCGATCACTTACCGCTCTTCGTGGAGTTCGAGCTGCCGGGTTAGCCCGTCTTCCTCCTCGCCACGCCTGGCCTTTCGGCGGGTGCAGCCCCCGACGCGAATGACCGATAAGTCATCGATGTCGACCCTCGCGCGTTTTCGAAAACCCAAAGGCCTTTTGCAGCTCGTGAAGCTCATCGAGACCAGCGAGCCCGAGAAACGCCGTCAGCTTTTGAGCCTGATCGCGAAAGAAGATCCGGGCTGGGCCCATATGGTTTCCGTGAAATCGCTGTCCTTCGAAAAAGTCGCCGCTTGGCCGGAACCCGTGCTGGAGAAGGTTTTCGATCAAATGCCCGCGAGCCTGCTCACGCCCCTTTTGCAAATGGCGGCACCGTCTTACGTCCCCAAACTTCAGGCCTGCGTTCCGGGTCGCCTGCAGAAGGAAGTCGATCAGCTTTTCCGTGAACGTCGCTTCACGCGTGACGAGAAAAGCGTCGCCCTGAACCGACTCTTCACCAATATTCGTGAACTTCAGGACCAAGGCGTGCTCTCATTCGCGACCTTCGACCCCGCCCTCGATATTGATCTCCGCCTAGCGGGATGAGACAATTTTTCCAATGCGCGCTCAGATCAGCCGCGGCCTTCTCGGCCTCGTGGGACTCTTTCTATTCGTCGCTCCCGATTTTGCGTTCGCGCAAGAAGGCGACGTGCCCGCGGCCGAAGCTCCTCTGCCGCCCTCGGGCGTCGCGCCTTCGGTTCCCCCCACCGGCGTCGCCCGTAAAAGGGTCCGCGAAAAGCCCAATACCGAACTGAGTCTTTTCTTCCCGATCGACAAAACGAACGTGAAGATCCTGCCGCAACGTTTCGAGTACGAGCTCGTCGACAAGGACAAGTTCCGCGTCGGTAACGTGTTGTTCGACGCCCGTCTGTTCGAATTCCGCGTGGGCCGCGGCGAAAGCGAAGAAAAGTTCCGCCTGAAACTGAAATGGCCCGCCGGGCTTCTGGCCGAAGGCGAGATTTCGATTCGCGACAACATCGGCAAAGCGATCTGGATTCACCCCATCGACAAACAAACGGTCAAATTCCGTCAGCGCAAAGTCGACGGGATCAATCAGAACCTGGCCGAGCTTGAGGGCGACGTTCTGCCCGAGTCCGTCTTCCGCGGCCTGCAGTTCGTCCCTTACTTCCAAATTTGCGTGCAGAAGGCGGAGCTGCCGACGCGGATCTCGCTTTGCTCGAAGGACTTCTTCGTGCAGGTCGCGAAAGGACGTCTGGAGATTCGGACCCGCGACTCCCTTCGCCAAGAGTCCTTCGTGAACATCAACGGCACGAAAGTCGATCCGCAAGGGGTCATCTTCCTGACTTCGATGTCGGACGTGATCTCGATGCGCGTGCTCTTGCTGTCGGGTGCGACCTTGGACGTCGACACCCGCATGAAGGAAGTGGAGTTCCGCGACATCGCTTCGAACGACGCCCGCGGGCGTTTGATGCTGACCGGTTACGGCGCCGAGCCCGCCGCGGGCCACCGCTTCGTGAAGCTGGCCGACGGCTCGTGGCGTACCGAGATCGCGCTCAGCCGCCCCGTGGTCTATCTGCGCGGCGAAGGCGATATCCCCATGCGCCAAGAATTCGTCATCGACGGCGCCGTCCGTGACCAATCCATGCGGGTCGACGTGATCGATCGCCTGCCGATTTCGACTTACGCGAGCTCGGTCACCATCGATCTGAAAAAGAACCCGTCGATGAAGATCGAAGCCGGCGACGAAAATGGTCAGATCGAGGACAACGAAGATCGCCTTTCGTGGACGCTCCTCAACCTTTCGGACGCGAACAAAAACCGCCGCTTTCTGACCGTACAACAGGACGGTCGCAAGTTCTCGGCCGCCTGGGACATCGTCCGCCACCCGCGCTGGGATTTCACGGCGGCGTTGGCGCTGCCGTTCGACGCCCGCCTGCACCTGCGCGGCTGGATGAGCAACCAGAACTTGGGCTTCGGCCTGGATTACCAGCAGTTCATCTCGGAATGGAAAAAGGACGTCGGCCCCACGTCGCGCGCACGGCTGCCGATCTACTACTCGATCCCCGATCACTACAATTTCCTCGATAACGCCTGGGGACTGATGCTCGCGCCCGAACAGTACTCGTTCAAAACGGGATCGACGATGGGGTTGCAGATCGGCGGATTCTCGCAGCTCAAGATGCCCTACCGCCTGCTGGGAACCTGGAACCAGACGGAGCTGGGGGTTTTCACCGTCGGCCTCGGCAGCGAACCCAAAATCGCGAGCGAAATCTTCCTGCGCACGGAATTCCTGTATCCGCACGGCGGGCGCCGCTTCTATTTCTGGGGTCTCGAGATCGGCCAACTGAAAGCCGAAAGCGCGGGCATCAGCGAATCGTTCAGCCGCGTCGAACTTCAGGGCGGCCTGAAGTGGCAGTTCTGAGGTCGCCGCTCACTTCTTGAAACGCGTCGCGTTTCAAGAAGTGAGCGGCTACTTTTTCTTAAAAAGAGAACCCACGAGCGTCTTCAGATCTTGATTGAAAACGTCTTGCTTGGGTTTGTTGAGCGTGGCGATGACGGCCAGCTCACGGCGAGCCGCGATCAGACCGGAGTCCATCGCCACGGCTTTTTCGAAGCTGCGCTTCGCGCCCGGATAGTCGCCACGCGCTTTGGCGTACAGCCCCATCACGAAGCTGTAAAGCGCGTCGAATTTGTCTTCGGGTTCGACCATCATCAAATCGTTATCCACCGTCTTGAAACCGGCGGACTTGTTGGGTGAGTTGTCGATATTTCCCAGCCGCGCCCACACCAAGTGCAAACGGATCTTATCGAATTTGGGATCCAGCTTTTCGACCTTCTCGAGCGCCGAAAGCGCCGCGCCGAATTGCGATTTTTCGAGCATGCCGCGCGCCTGATCGAAGAACTGCGAAGCCTTCAGCTTCTTCTCCATATCGTCGCGCATGAGCTCATCTTTGATCTTCGCGTGCGATCCCGACTTCACGGCGTCGAACGCGGCCTTCGCGACATTCTTAATGTCGTTATAAATCGAAACCTGATCCCGCTGGGCCGAGCTGGGCGGCGCGCCCAAAAGCGCCACGAACTCTTGGAAAACCAGATCGGGGTTCTGCTCATTGGACGTGGTCATCCGCACCATCAACTCGTAAGCTTCGACGGTATTTTTACCCGCCAGCTGGTGATGGATGTTCTTCAAATGCTTCTTCTGATCTTCCACGTTGCGCACACGCGGGCGCTCACGCAAGACCAGCGTTCCCGTGCACATCAAAAAGTGCAGCGCCTTCAGCAACGTTTCTTCGGGATAGATCCGCTTGTCGAGGATTTCGTTCAAGGTCGCGCCCGTCAAAAGCACGTCCACCAGACGTTCAAGATTCGAAACCAGCGGCATCATGAAGGAAGGATGCTGCAAACGAAACTCCGGCCCCTTTTGGACCATCGAATTACCGAAAGGCGTGAAATGCGCTTTCAGCCATTCCGCGGTCAGCTTCGCCGCGACCCAGTCGTGAATGAAACGCTCAAGACGTTCACCGTCCACGTGGGGAGTCATCATCTCGATTTCGCTGGCCACGAAGTTCACCTTCACCGGTGAATCCAAGATCGTGCGCGAAAGCCGGATGGACATCTGGTTGGCCAGGACGATCTCGAAACCGTGCGGGCTCAGCAGATGATTGTGGATCAGTTTTTCACCGATCCGTTTTGAGCTCTTCATGTTCAGTACGAGCTCGAGATCCTCGGGCAGGATATAACCCGATTCGATCAGAAGTTTACCCAGGAAAGTATCGCGATCGGCCAGATCCACGCCGACGATCACGCCGTCCGCGAAGGTGATGCCGAAAACGTTCTCGCGCTCGTCGACGACGTTCAGGTGACCCGAAATTTTCGAATGGATGAGAAAATTGTAGATGAACGGAAGATCGAAACCGTGGATGTCGTCCAGGCTCTCCAAGATCTTCTTTTTATCGCGGTCCGTGAGCGCGCTATTCCCGAAAGCTTGGTAAAGCGTCTTGCGGGGGGAAGCGGCTTCCGTCTGCACGTTGAGCTTCGACAGGTACGGGAGCAAGTCATCGAGCTCGAAGGGTTTTTTCAGAAACGCCGAAGACTGCGTCTGGCGGATCGAATCTTTGATGAATTGGGGCTCGATGAAAATTCCGCTCATCAACACGACATCGAGGAGCGTGGGCGGAAATTCCTTGCGCAGGCTTTGCACGAAGTCGACACCGTTCTCGCCGGGCAAGAGGCAGTCGACCATCATGACTTGGATACGGTTCGCGCGGAGAAGACGGCGTGCCTCTTCGGCATTCGCGGTGGCGACGGCCTCGATTCCCTTTTTCTTCAGGAACGAGACGAGCGCCGTGCACAGCGAATCATCGTCTTCAAGAATAAGTACCACGGGACCCTGACTCGCCACACCCACTCCTACGTCCATACCTATCGGTCATCGGGCGCAGAAAACTGAGGTTTCCGGTCCGGGAAAATCCCCTACTTTTTCAGGAACTTGAAGTACTTGGCCTCGACAACGTCCATTTCCATTTCGTGGTTGGACTCGTCCTTGACCATGGGCGGGCGCAGGCCCCCGTTATTGTCGAACTCTTGTCCGGTCCGGAAAAGCACCGCTTTCTCCGAGCCGCTTTCCTCGGAGTAGTAAGGAACGAAGAATGAAACCACCTGCCCCGACGCCGGCAGAAAGCCCTGCACCATATTGATCTGATCGACGATGATTTTCGGGCATTCGTGATACAGGACCTCGGCAGGACCCGCGGTGTTCACCCACTTGATCCATTCGCGGATCCCGCAAGAGTTGATGCTCTTCACGTTCGCAAGGAAGAACTCCACTTTTCCCGGGCCATTCAACATATAAGGCGTGAAATCGACGTCCTCGTCGATGTTACCGGCCACACGGACCTTCCAAGTCGCGCCCGCTTTTTCAATCTGGATATTGAAGTTACTCATGCGTTTCTCCTGGAACCGTTCCGGTCCCCGTTTCAATCCAATGTAAACCCTTACGAACGGCGTCCTTCTGACGATGATTGAGCCCGGTCGGCAACACGCAGCTGACGACGGTGCGATTCGTATCTTCGACACCGAGAGCGAGGACGGTGCTGTGCTCGAACAACAGAACGCAGCCTAACCCCGCGCCCCCCCGTTCACTGTGCAGATTGATCACGTTACCCGCGCCTTGCGAATAAACCTGATCCATCCGTCCCACGAACTTGGGAATCTTCAGCGTGCCATAGGGATCCCGGCACGACAAGCAGACGCGATTGCCGAACTTCGTCAGCGTCATGACCGATGACGCTCC
Proteins encoded in this window:
- a CDS encoding phosphatidylserine/phosphatidylglycerophosphate/cardiolipin synthase family protein, with the protein product MHPVNSTTTVFPLNDVRFFFTGDAYFDAVIEAIEQANEEILVEVYIYDWDQIGQRLIQALAAARERKVDVHLMVDGVGSISAIERLQASCEKARIDFRVYHPPLFFSRLMFRPEKAPLSRKMRAFFTRLMTLLFYANKRNHRKTVIVDARMAFLGSFNVTDVHSARAVKERAWRDTGVRLTATLPTLKPLIAAFQRAWIRSRDLDQPRWRFRRRIRRERRPPLGIFRLNDTLRRRMRITRDLRKRLRKAERRILITNAYFLPRPSLLRILRAAARRGVFVGLVLPAKTDVWMVREAGRTMLRKLIRDGVHVFEYEPVVLHAKTMVIDDWAMVGSHNLNYRSLIHDLEVDVTFAQPEHVEPLVAQWDLDVRSSQALTLRDLDSDSALRRLVGRLVYLVRYWM
- a CDS encoding Fe3+-siderophores ABC transporter protein, coding for MSLVPSLTETLAECGVNLVGRTRFCVHPEAAMKAIPALGGTKDLDEAKLALLQPDLLVVDREENLPWMAERAPCRVFVSHAVSVDGMGAELRRLAAEFAAADASRAALEDLARRYETVAAAPNARWDDARIPGTIETLQAGDATRLEYIIWKKPWMKIGPGTYIHSVLMKLGADARLPDTGDKYPKFEMNELPAGTRLLFSSEPFPFAKVKEELRTLGRPAVLVDGEGYSWFGIRGLRFLESALRK
- a CDS encoding endonuclease/exonuclease/phosphatase family protein; protein product: MGRRIRVISYNIHKGFCTFNRFTLHRIKEAIRETGADLCFLQEVVGQNQKFASNITNWPSEAQFEFLADTIWPHYKYGQNAVFPERHHGNALLSKYPILMSENISLSTNRFEQRGLLHCQLHLPAEDGYPETRLDVLNTHLNLLHSSRLIQTQRIITWAKTRVAAESPLILAGDFNDWQGSLSPLFSQGLELRESFLTHRGEHARSFPSHFPLMTLDRIYMRGLTITSTSVLNALPWIELSDHLPLFVEFELPG
- a CDS encoding response regulator — encoded protein: MASQGPVVLILEDDDSLCTALVSFLKKKGIEAVATANAEEARRLLRANRIQVMMVDCLLPGENGVDFVQSLRKEFPPTLLDVVLMSGIFIEPQFIKDSIRQTQSSAFLKKPFELDDLLPYLSKLNVQTEAASPRKTLYQAFGNSALTDRDKKKILESLDDIHGFDLPFIYNFLIHSKISGHLNVVDERENVFGITFADGVIVGVDLADRDTFLGKLLIESGYILPEDLELVLNMKSSKRIGEKLIHNHLLSPHGFEIVLANQMSIRLSRTILDSPVKVNFVASEIEMMTPHVDGERLERFIHDWVAAKLTAEWLKAHFTPFGNSMVQKGPEFRLQHPSFMMPLVSNLERLVDVLLTGATLNEILDKRIYPEETLLKALHFLMCTGTLVLRERPRVRNVEDQKKHLKNIHHQLAGKNTVEAYELMVRMTTSNEQNPDLVFQEFVALLGAPPSSAQRDQVSIYNDIKNVAKAAFDAVKSGSHAKIKDELMRDDMEKKLKASQFFDQARGMLEKSQFGAALSALEKVEKLDPKFDKIRLHLVWARLGNIDNSPNKSAGFKTVDNDLMMVEPEDKFDALYSFVMGLYAKARGDYPGAKRSFEKAVAMDSGLIAARRELAVIATLNKPKQDVFNQDLKTLVGSLFKKK